Proteins found in one Gimesia chilikensis genomic segment:
- a CDS encoding erythromycin esterase family protein, producing the protein MDLDRLFISTKRVLNYLNIHNPQTVTVARNRYGCLSPWERDPALYGQAVITGRYRSCEADVTRILYQMLQCRIEAAVRDDEERFKFNLFSF; encoded by the coding sequence TTGGATCTTGACAGACTGTTTATCTCAACCAAACGCGTGTTAAACTACCTCAATATCCACAACCCGCAGACCGTGACGGTTGCCAGAAACCGCTACGGGTGCCTGTCTCCTTGGGAAAGGGATCCGGCACTCTATGGGCAGGCGGTGATTACAGGTCGCTACCGCAGTTGTGAAGCCGATGTGACGCGGATCCTGTATCAAATGCTGCAATGCCGCATCGAAGCTGCTGTCCGGGATGACGAAGAACGGTTCAAGTTCAATTTATTCAGTTTTTGA
- a CDS encoding acetate/propionate family kinase encodes MELATGGAVNQMSILVLNAGSSTLKYALFDDAANTELAGGVIDWHDSDSSATFHFRTSGNEDSHTTVGSSDYRGAVNEILDRLTANGINKPVKAVGHRIVHGGPALNQPVLIDDRVCEELKQISTLAPLHNPPALAAVKAARKVFPGAVHIAVFDTSFYSTLPRHEVVYPLPYQWFEEYGIRRYGFHGISHAYCAKRAAEILKRQDDPNLRLIICHLGNGCSATAVRGEQPVATTMGFTPLEGLMMGTRSGSIDPGILLHLMEQHDMKGDHLDEILNRQSGLLGISGVSSDFREVEQSAIAGHKRASLAIEMFATRIRSAIGAFAVTLGGIDALIFTAGIGEHSQTLRSRVCAGLQALNVLLDENKNRESSADSDIAHADSTSRILVIRTQEEHSIACASQRFLTDLC; translated from the coding sequence ATGGAACTGGCCACAGGCGGAGCAGTAAATCAGATGAGCATTCTTGTCCTCAACGCGGGATCAAGCACATTGAAATACGCCCTGTTTGATGATGCCGCAAATACAGAACTTGCTGGAGGCGTCATCGACTGGCATGACAGCGACTCTAGCGCCACGTTTCACTTTCGTACATCGGGAAATGAAGACAGTCATACCACTGTGGGAAGCTCTGATTACAGAGGGGCAGTCAATGAAATACTGGATCGCTTGACTGCTAATGGTATTAATAAACCAGTCAAAGCTGTCGGTCATCGCATCGTCCATGGCGGGCCGGCGCTCAACCAACCTGTTTTGATTGACGACCGTGTATGTGAAGAGCTGAAGCAGATCAGTACTCTTGCTCCACTTCACAATCCACCGGCTTTAGCCGCAGTGAAAGCTGCCCGCAAAGTCTTCCCAGGGGCAGTTCACATCGCGGTATTCGACACGTCCTTCTATTCCACCTTGCCTAGGCATGAGGTGGTGTATCCGCTGCCCTATCAGTGGTTTGAAGAATACGGTATTCGCCGTTATGGGTTTCATGGCATCAGTCATGCGTACTGTGCGAAGCGTGCTGCTGAGATACTCAAACGTCAGGATGATCCGAATCTTCGCTTGATCATTTGCCATCTGGGCAACGGTTGCTCGGCGACTGCTGTGCGTGGAGAACAACCTGTGGCAACGACAATGGGATTTACTCCCCTGGAAGGTTTAATGATGGGAACGCGCAGCGGCTCCATTGATCCAGGTATTTTGTTACACCTGATGGAGCAGCACGATATGAAGGGAGATCACCTTGACGAAATCCTGAACCGACAAAGCGGCCTGCTGGGAATTTCCGGCGTATCATCTGATTTTCGGGAAGTAGAACAATCAGCAATCGCTGGCCACAAGCGGGCGAGTCTGGCCATCGAAATGTTTGCCACTCGCATTCGCTCAGCGATTGGCGCTTTCGCAGTGACGCTTGGAGGCATCGATGCATTGATATTCACGGCCGGTATTGGAGAACACTCCCAGACTCTTCGCAGCCGTGTGTGTGCAGGATTGCAGGCCCTGAACGTTCTGCTGGACGAAAATAAAAATCGGGAAAGCTCTGCCGATTCAGATATCGCGCATGCGGATTCAACTTCGCGCATTTTAGTCATTCGCACTCAAGAGGAACATTCCATCGCCTGCGCTTCGCAACGCTTTCTAACAGACCTGTGCTGA